One stretch of Shewanella sp. Arc9-LZ DNA includes these proteins:
- a CDS encoding chemotaxis protein CheV yields the protein MSKANQSQGLLLFKLNQTQVFALGTLKIRELVPFTPLTKIPHSHSAILGAATIRGMTIPIIDMAAGIGYRPVTEAELKDSYIIITDCQRMVIGFLVRSIDKIIECNWRNIEAPSGNLGKNAFLTGVTRFNDQLVQLLDVELLLSKIFPDDPINNRAILTDVQREKLTPLRILLVDDSKVARKQLSDALDSINIAYQVTADGRDALQMMQQAAEERKPIDLLVSDIEMPGLDGYELAFEVKNNPAIEHAYIILHTSLSSEISVSQAKQVGANEALTKFDAKELIEAMLRGAQALQPAG from the coding sequence ATGAGCAAAGCGAATCAATCGCAGGGTTTATTGCTTTTTAAATTAAATCAAACACAAGTGTTTGCTTTAGGTACTTTAAAAATTCGTGAACTCGTGCCGTTTACTCCTTTAACTAAAATCCCACACTCTCACTCGGCTATTCTTGGTGCAGCAACCATTCGGGGTATGACTATTCCGATTATCGATATGGCTGCAGGTATTGGCTATAGACCCGTTACCGAAGCAGAGCTTAAAGATAGCTATATCATCATTACTGATTGTCAGAGAATGGTGATAGGTTTTCTTGTGCGCTCAATCGATAAAATCATTGAATGTAATTGGCGTAATATCGAAGCACCTTCAGGTAACTTAGGCAAAAATGCCTTTTTAACAGGTGTAACCCGTTTTAATGATCAGCTGGTTCAGTTATTAGATGTCGAGTTATTACTGTCGAAAATATTTCCGGATGATCCGATTAATAATCGAGCGATATTAACCGATGTACAACGTGAGAAATTAACACCGTTACGTATTTTACTGGTGGATGACTCAAAAGTTGCCCGTAAACAATTATCTGATGCATTAGACTCTATTAACATTGCTTATCAGGTGACGGCAGATGGTCGCGACGCTCTGCAGATGATGCAACAAGCCGCGGAAGAACGAAAGCCTATTGATTTACTGGTGAGTGATATTGAAATGCCAGGACTTGATGGATACGAATTAGCCTTTGAGGTTAAAAATAATCCAGCAATTGAACATGCGTACATTATTTTACATACGTCATTATCCAGCGAAATCAGTGTCAGCCAAGCCAAACAAGTCGGAGCCAATGAGGCGTTAACTAAGTTTGATGCTAAAGAGTTGATTGAAGCGATGCTTAGAGGTGCTCAAGCATTGCAGCCTGCTGGATGA